The Streptomyces sp. NBC_00454 DNA segment GAAATCAATGCCGCTTGAAATCAATGCCGCCTGAACATCCCTGCCGAGTCCGTCCGTTGGGGTGTCCGGACCCCGGTCCGGGGTGACAATGGGGCTCCCACGGGACGTGTTGGGGGCGGCATGTCGGCGTTGCTCTTACGGGGACCCGGCCGGGCGCGGGCCTGGGCCGGGTACCTCGGCTCGGTCGGACTCGGCGCGGGCGCGGTCGCTCTGGCGGCGGTCTGGACCTCTGGACCCTGGGCAGCCGGGATCGGCGCGGCCGTCACCACGCTGGCCGGGCTGGCGGCCGAGCGGATGCGGCCCGACGAGACGGCAGCCGCCGGCGCCGCCGGAGAAGTGCTGCGCACCCCGGGCGGCCGCGTTCCGCTGCTGCGCCAGGTGGACCGGCCCGAACTGGCGGGAGCCCACCCGGCGGAGGCGCCGGGCGCCGCACCCGCGTACATCGAGCGCGACGCCGAGCCGGGGCTGCGCGCCGCCCTGGAGCGGGCCCGCTTCGTGCTCGTCGTGGGGGAGTCCACGGCGGGCAAGACCCGGCTCGCCTACGAGGTGGCCCGCACCCGGTACCCACGCCACGCCTTCGTCCGCCCGCTCTCCCGCGCCGCGCTGCCCGAGGCGGTTCGGATCGCCGCGCGCCGGCGGCGCGCCGTGCTGTGGCTGGACGACCTGGAGGACCACCTCGGCGCGGGCGGCCTCACGGCGCTCCATCTGGCCTCCCTGGACTCGGCGGTGGTGATCGCCACCATGCGGGTCCAGGAGTACCGGCGCTACGACGCCCGAGAGGAGAGCCGGCTCACCGGCTCCGACCGGGATGCCTGGCGGGCCCAGCGCGACCTGCTCCAGCAGGCCACTGTCCTACGGCTGCCACGGCACTGGTCGGAGCCGGAACGCCGACGGGCCGCCGCCCACCAGGGCGATCCCCGGATCGGGGCCGCGCTGCGCGCGGGGGAGCGGTTCGGGGTCGCCGAAGTACTGGCGGCCGGTCCGGAACTGCTGGCCTCCTGGGAGAACGGCTGGGCTCCGGGCGCCAATCCACGCGGTGCCGCCGTCGTCGCGGCGGCGGTGGACTGCCGCCGGGCCGGGCTGCGCCGCCCGGTGAGCCGGGAGTGGCTGCGCGAACTCCACGCCCCCTACCTGGCGGCCCGGGGCGGCGGCGACCTCCAGCCGGAGCCCTTCGCCGAGGCGATGGACTGGGCCTGCGCGGCCGCCTACGCGACCAGCGGGCTGCTGATCGGCAACTACGGCGCCGGATTCACCGCGTTCGACTACCTGGTGAACGCGCCGGGCCATGCCGGCGTCCCGGTTCCCGACCATCTGTGGCGCGGGCTGCTGGCCCGGGTGGACCCCGCCGACGCCTACGACATGGGCCTGGTCGCCCACCAGGACGGCCGGCTCGCGCGCGCCGTCGAAGCACTCGACCTCGCCCGGCGCGGCGGCGTCCCCGGCGCCGAACTGCCGCTGGCCATCGCCATCGGGGACTCCGGGAAGCCGCGCCGGGCCTCCGCCGACCTCGCCGCAATCGCCCGTCGCCGCGCGGACCGATTGGGGCCCCGGCATCCGGAGACCCTGGCCGCCCGGCACCAACTGGCCTTCTTCATAGGGGAGTCGGGAGCTCACAGGGCGGCGGCGGCCAGGTTCGCGGCCCTGGTGTCCGATGCCGAGGAGGTACTCGGGCCCGACCATCCGGACACCCTGGCGGCCCGCCACCAGCTGGCCTACTTCACAGGAGCGAGCGGAGACACCAGTGCGGCGGCCCAGCAGTTGGAGGCGCTGCTTACCGACCGGCTGCGCGTCCACGGTCCGGGCCACCCGCTGGTCCTGGCCGCCCGGCGCAGCCTGATCTGGTTCGGTTCGGACGATCCGGCCGCCGCGGACCGGGAGTTGGCGGAGCTGCTGGCCGAGGCCGAGGAGCGGATCGGCCCCGACGACCCGCACACCCTCGCCATCCGGGGGAGTCGGGCGGCGCTGGCCGCCCGCGCAGGACGTGCCGCCGAAGCGGCCGATGCGTGGGCGGAGCTCACCGAGGACCGGACCAGGGTGCTCGGCGCGGACCATCCGCACGTGATCTACGCCCGGCTGGAGTGGGCCCGCGCCCTGATCGCCCGGGGCCGGGCCTCCGAAGCCGGTGAGCTCCTGACAGCGGTGCTGGCGCACGCGCAGACCGTCCTGGAACCCGGGCACCTGCATCTGCGCACCGCCCGCGAGCTGCTGGCCGAGGTCTGTGGCCGCGCCGGGCGCGAAGCCCCGTAGGCCGGTTGCCCAGGCCCCCGGCGCTGTGGCTCAGAGCAGCGGGGCCAGTGCCTCCGTGGCCGCGCGCAGGGCGGGGGCGTAGGCCTCGATCTCCTCGCGGGAGACGAGGAACGTGACCGTGGTGACGCTGACCCCGCCGACGGGGCGGCCCGTCGGGCCCAGGATCGCGGCGCCGATGCAGCGGATGGTGGGCTCGTTCTCCTCGTCGTCCAGTGCGAACCCCCGGCCCCGGACCGTCGCCAGCTCGGCGTCCAGCGCCTCCGGCGTGGTGAGCGTGTTCGGTGTGCGGCGCGCCAGCCCGGCGGCGGAGATCAGCTCGCGGACCTCGGCCGGCGGCAGGTGGGCCAGGATGCTCTTGCCGATCGCCGTCGTGTGCAGCGGCATCCGCATGCCGACGCGCGAGGCGGTCCGGAAGGGCTGGTCGCTCTCCAGCTTCCGGATGTAGGTGATGGTCTCCCCGCTGTGCAGCGCGAGGTGGACCGCCTGCCCGGTGGCCTGCTGCAGATCGCGCAGGATCTGCTCGATGCCGGCCGGCTCCCCGCTGGCGACCAGGGCGGACAGGGTGCGCAGCCGGGGGCCGGGGCCGTAGCGGCTCTCGCCCTCGGAGCGTACGAAGCCCTGCTCGATCAGTGCGGCCAGGATGCGGAAGGTGCTCGACTTGGGGACCGCGGCCGCCGCCACCACGTCGGTGAGCCGGTGCGGGCCGCCGGGTGCGGCGACGGCCTCCAGGATCCGCATCGATTTCTCCAGCGCCGTGCCCGCCGCCGAGGTCCGGCCGCCGCGTGCGGTGTTTTCGGCCTCCGTGGTCCCAGGGCTTTCGTCCGTGGACAAGTGATCTCCAGGGCTGGGTATGGTCTGCATCAGAAGTTCCGTTACATGATACCAAGTTCCATTACATGGAACAAATGGAGGGTCCTTTGTCCTGTCACCCGTACGCGGCCATCACCGCGCAGCGACTGCTGCCGGTCCTGCGCAACGCCGACGCGGACGAGGTCGTCCGCCACACCGCCGCCCTGCTCGCCGCCGGGTGCCGGGCCGTCGAACTCACCACCTCCACCCCCGGCTGGGCGGAGGCCGTGGCCCGCACCGTCCCGCTCGCCGACGCGCACGGCCGCCCCGCCCTCATCGGGGTCGGCACCGTCACCACCGCCGAAGCCGCGAGGACCGCACTCGACGCGGGAGCCGCCTTCCTCGTCTCCCCCTACCCGGCCCCCGAGGTCCGCCAGGTCGCCGGGGAGCGCGGGGCCGTCTTCATCGAAGGCGGCTTCACCCCCGGCGAGATAGCCTCCGCGGTCCGCTCCGGCGGCGCGGCGAAGGTCTTCCCCGCCCACGTGGGCGGCCCCCGGTTCATCAGCTCCCTCAAGGCCGTCCTCCCGGACGCCCTCATCATCCCGACCGGCGGCATCAAGCCCGGTGAGGTCCGGGAGTGGCTCGCCGCCGGGGCCGCGGCCGTGGGCGTGGGCAACGGCCTGCCCGCCGACCCCGCAGAACTGGCCGCCGTCTTCGCCGACCTCGCCCAGCCCTGCTGCGGGCACTGCGCGGGTACGGAGCCGCGACCGTGACCGGGCCCCAGCAGTACGACGTCCTCGTGCTCGGCGAGGTGCTTGTCGAGATCCACGTCGCAACCGCCCTGCGGGACGCCGTCGACGGCGCGCCCGCCCGGGTCTCCTACTCCGGGGACGCCCTCAACGCCGCGGCCGCGGCCGTCGCCGCCGGAGCCCGCACCGCCCTGCTCGCCGTCGTCGGCGAGGACGAGCTGAGCCTCCCGCTGCTGGCCCGCGCCGCCGCACTCGGCGTGGACGTCTCCCACGTACGCCGCTCCCCGCGCCCCAACGGCGCCTACCTGCTCTCCGCCGACACCGAGGGCGACCGCGAGTTCGTGTACTGGCGCACCGGCAGCGCCGGCTCCACCCTCTCGGTGGAACACGTCGAATCCTGGCGTGAGTTGCTGACCGGATCCAAGGCGCTCATCACCAGCGGGATCACCGGCGCCCTGTCGCCGAGCAGCCGCGAGGCCGTGCTGGTCGCCGCCGAGGCTGTGCACGAGGCGGGCGGGCACCTGTCCTACGACCCCAACTTCCGCTCGCGGCTCACCAGTCGGGGCGAGGCCCGCTCGTTGCTGGCCCGCATGGCCCCGCTGACCGGCCTGTTGAAGACCTCCTGCCCGGCCGACGCGCTGGCCATGGTCGACACCGACGACCCGGCCGAGGCCGCCGCCCGCTACCGGGCCCTGGGAGCCCGTACGGTCGCGGTCACCGCGGGCGCCGACCGGCTGCTGCTGGACGACGGCACGCGAGCCGTGTACCTGCCCGTACCCCGCAACCCCGCCCCGGTCGACGCGACCGGCGCCGGCGACTGCTTCACCGGCACAGCCACCGCCCGGATCGCGCTCGGCGACACCCTCGCGGACGCCGTCGCGTACGCCATGGCGGCCGCCTCGCTCTCCGTGTCCGGCCGCGGCGGCACCGGCCGCGTACCCGATTTCTCCGAGACGGCCGCCCTCGTGGCCGCCCACCGCGACCACGTCCTCAGGGCGGGCCGGGCGACGACGTGAGCACGGCGGACAGCGCGGGCGCGGGAACCGGGTCGGATCAATCCCACTCCTCCAGCTCGCTGTTCGCCCACGCCTCCGCTTCCTCCGCCTCGTGGTCCCTCTCCACGTGCGGGACGGCGTCCGCCACCCAGCCCGCGGCGAGGACGAGGCGGGAGGTCCGGTGAACGGCGAGGAAGCCGAAGGGGCGGTGGAAGGCGACCCGGGCCCGGCGAACGCGGTACTTCAGGCGGGGCATCGCGCAACCGGCGGCCACGCCGATCGCGGTCACGGCGGCTGCCTCGAACCCCTCCGCGTGGAAGCGGGCCAGGGCCGACTGCCGGGCCGAGGTGACTGCCAGGGGACTGCTGCTGATGCCCGGGAAGTGTCCGGTCCGCGCGTCCGAGGCGCTCTGCAGGCCGAACAGCCCCCTGAGGTCGAGGAGATCGTGATCCGCCTCCACCTCGAAGGCCACCGTCTGGATGTTCAGCCGGTGCTGGGGTGCCTCCGAGAGCATCTGCCCGATGTGCAGGCCCGGCCCCGGGTTCCCCTCGGGGAGCAGGCTCGCGCCCGTGGACGGGATCGCCCGGGTGACGGCCGCGATGCCCGCCTGGAGAGTCTGCGCGGGCAGGGCCTGCGGTTCGCCCAGGACCAGGTGGACGTCCACTCCGCCGTCGCCCACCACCTCCAGCAGGGTCACCGGCCCGGTCGGCGCCTGCGCCACGCGGACCCGGTCCAGGAGGCCCGTACTGCGGCTCAGGCCCAGCACCTGCGTTCCGGCCCAGGGGCCTTCATCGATCCGGGTCGGACAGTCCCAGAAGGGCTGGATCCACCGCAGGCGCAGCGTCAGCGCGGAGGCGAGCACGAGGAGGGTCTCCTCGTCGACCTCGACCGGCATCCTGTCGATGAGGCCGCCGGTGCGGTCGGCGGCCCAGGCGTCCAGGGTCTTGCGGTCGGCGTCCTCGTCGGAGGTCAGGAACCCGTGGGCGCCCTCCGGGAGCCCGGCAGCCCACGGTTTCTCCAGCGGGAGGTCCCGCCGCGTCCACAATCCGGTCGCCGCGCGCAGGCCCCGTACGCCGTCCAGCGCGGCCAGCAGCTCCCGCGCCGCTTCGGCGGCAGTGTCGGCGGGTATGCCGAGGGCCGCGGCCAGCTCGGTGCGGGCCGGGCCTTCGGCGCCATCGGCGAGGAGGGCCAGGAGCGGCCAGACCCCGGCCGCCGTGAACGCCGTGCCCGCGCCCGGTACTACGGCGTGCTCTGCCCAGCTCGAGGTGAGGGCGTTGACCGCCCGTACCGTCTTCGTCTTCATGCGGGGGAGCGTACGGGTTGGGGCGCCGCCGGGCCGGGTCGTTTTTCCACGGCCCGGCGGCGCTGCTCGGGGTGCCGGCCGGCAGCGGGCCGGTCAGTGGCCGCGCAGGCCCTGGTCGACGGCGGTCATCAGCTCGCCGTCGGCGGTGTCGGCATCCAGGGACCAGAACATCGCGCCGCCCAGGCCCTCTTCGCGGATGTACCGGGTCTTGGTGCGCAGCACCTGCGGGTCGTCGTACGTCCACAGGGTGGAGCCGTCGAAGAGCCAGGCGCTCCCGTTGTGCCGGTCGCGGTAGACCTTGTAACTGCCCGAATCGGCAAGCTTCTTCAAGGCCTTGTAGTCCTCGTACCCGGCCGACCAGGTGGCGGGCGCCGGCCCCGTCGCGGGCTGGCCCATGCCGTCCCCGCCGCCGCTGACGCCCGTCCAGCCCTGGCCGTAGAACGGCATGCCCATCACCAGCTTGCGCGCGGGTGCGCCGCGCTGCTCCCAGGCGTCCACGGTGCCGTCGACGCTGAAGTCGCCCCGGGCGTACAGCGCGGACTGCTGGGCGGTGGTCTTCTCGCCGGAGACGTGGAAGTCGTAGCCCTGGAGGGTCACGAAGTCGAGGTCCCGCATGATCCGCCGGACGTCGAAGCCAGCGTCGATCTTGGCGGGGGCGGTCGGGACGAAGGCCGTCAGCTCGTACTTGGACTTCCGCTTCTGGCTGCGGGAGTAGGCGTCGAGCTGGGTGCGGAACTCGGCCACCAGGGCGGCGAAGTTCTTCTTGTCCTCGGGGCGGTAGGTGGTGTCGGAGTCACCGGCCGAACCGGGCCACTCCCAGTCGATGTCGAACCCGTCGAAGACCCCGGCCGCCGCGCCCGCGCCGCCGCGGCTGCCGTCCTGCGGGAGGTTGCCCTTGATGTACAGGTCGATGCAGGACGCGACGAGCGCCTTGCGGGAGGCCGGGGTCAGCGCGGCGTCCGAGAAGTGCGTGGACCAGCTCCAACCACCCAGCGAGAGCAGGACCTTGAGGCCCGGATGCTTGGCCTTCAACTCGCGCAGCTGGTTGAAGTTGCCGGCGAGCGGCTGGCTCCAGTCGTCGGCGACCCCGTCGACGGAGTTCTCGGCGTCCAGCGGACGCACGTAGTCGGCCCAGGCGTCGGCCTCCCCGGGGACGTTCCCGGTGAAGCACTTGCCGTCCGCGCTGATGTTGCCGAAGGCGTAGTTGATGTGCGTGAGCTTGCCCGCGCTGCCGTTCTTCTCAAGGTCCTGGACCTGGAAGTCCCGCCCGTAGACGCCCCATTGGGTGAAATAGCCGACCTTCTTGTACGAGCTCTCGCGCCCGGAGTCCCCATGGCCGGAGCCGTCGTGGGCGGGGGCGAAGGCGGTCAGCAGGGAGAGGGAGCAGGCGG contains these protein-coding regions:
- a CDS encoding tetratricopeptide repeat protein translates to MSALLLRGPGRARAWAGYLGSVGLGAGAVALAAVWTSGPWAAGIGAAVTTLAGLAAERMRPDETAAAGAAGEVLRTPGGRVPLLRQVDRPELAGAHPAEAPGAAPAYIERDAEPGLRAALERARFVLVVGESTAGKTRLAYEVARTRYPRHAFVRPLSRAALPEAVRIAARRRRAVLWLDDLEDHLGAGGLTALHLASLDSAVVIATMRVQEYRRYDAREESRLTGSDRDAWRAQRDLLQQATVLRLPRHWSEPERRRAAAHQGDPRIGAALRAGERFGVAEVLAAGPELLASWENGWAPGANPRGAAVVAAAVDCRRAGLRRPVSREWLRELHAPYLAARGGGDLQPEPFAEAMDWACAAAYATSGLLIGNYGAGFTAFDYLVNAPGHAGVPVPDHLWRGLLARVDPADAYDMGLVAHQDGRLARAVEALDLARRGGVPGAELPLAIAIGDSGKPRRASADLAAIARRRADRLGPRHPETLAARHQLAFFIGESGAHRAAAARFAALVSDAEEVLGPDHPDTLAARHQLAYFTGASGDTSAAAQQLEALLTDRLRVHGPGHPLVLAARRSLIWFGSDDPAAADRELAELLAEAEERIGPDDPHTLAIRGSRAALAARAGRAAEAADAWAELTEDRTRVLGADHPHVIYARLEWARALIARGRASEAGELLTAVLAHAQTVLEPGHLHLRTARELLAEVCGRAGREAP
- a CDS encoding IclR family transcriptional regulator, producing MSTDESPGTTEAENTARGGRTSAAGTALEKSMRILEAVAAPGGPHRLTDVVAAAAVPKSSTFRILAALIEQGFVRSEGESRYGPGPRLRTLSALVASGEPAGIEQILRDLQQATGQAVHLALHSGETITYIRKLESDQPFRTASRVGMRMPLHTTAIGKSILAHLPPAEVRELISAAGLARRTPNTLTTPEALDAELATVRGRGFALDDEENEPTIRCIGAAILGPTGRPVGGVSVTTVTFLVSREEIEAYAPALRAATEALAPLL
- a CDS encoding bifunctional 4-hydroxy-2-oxoglutarate aldolase/2-dehydro-3-deoxy-phosphogluconate aldolase, yielding MSCHPYAAITAQRLLPVLRNADADEVVRHTAALLAAGCRAVELTTSTPGWAEAVARTVPLADAHGRPALIGVGTVTTAEAARTALDAGAAFLVSPYPAPEVRQVAGERGAVFIEGGFTPGEIASAVRSGGAAKVFPAHVGGPRFISSLKAVLPDALIIPTGGIKPGEVREWLAAGAAAVGVGNGLPADPAELAAVFADLAQPCCGHCAGTEPRP
- a CDS encoding PfkB family carbohydrate kinase: MTGPQQYDVLVLGEVLVEIHVATALRDAVDGAPARVSYSGDALNAAAAAVAAGARTALLAVVGEDELSLPLLARAAALGVDVSHVRRSPRPNGAYLLSADTEGDREFVYWRTGSAGSTLSVEHVESWRELLTGSKALITSGITGALSPSSREAVLVAAEAVHEAGGHLSYDPNFRSRLTSRGEARSLLARMAPLTGLLKTSCPADALAMVDTDDPAEAAARYRALGARTVAVTAGADRLLLDDGTRAVYLPVPRNPAPVDATGAGDCFTGTATARIALGDTLADAVAYAMAAASLSVSGRGGTGRVPDFSETAALVAAHRDHVLRAGRATT
- a CDS encoding serpin family protein, producing MKTKTVRAVNALTSSWAEHAVVPGAGTAFTAAGVWPLLALLADGAEGPARTELAAALGIPADTAAEAARELLAALDGVRGLRAATGLWTRRDLPLEKPWAAGLPEGAHGFLTSDEDADRKTLDAWAADRTGGLIDRMPVEVDEETLLVLASALTLRLRWIQPFWDCPTRIDEGPWAGTQVLGLSRSTGLLDRVRVAQAPTGPVTLLEVVGDGGVDVHLVLGEPQALPAQTLQAGIAAVTRAIPSTGASLLPEGNPGPGLHIGQMLSEAPQHRLNIQTVAFEVEADHDLLDLRGLFGLQSASDARTGHFPGISSSPLAVTSARQSALARFHAEGFEAAAVTAIGVAAGCAMPRLKYRVRRARVAFHRPFGFLAVHRTSRLVLAAGWVADAVPHVERDHEAEEAEAWANSELEEWD
- a CDS encoding glycoside hydrolase family 18 protein, which gives rise to MRRSTLGRLAVAACSLSLLTAFAPAHDGSGHGDSGRESSYKKVGYFTQWGVYGRDFQVQDLEKNGSAGKLTHINYAFGNISADGKCFTGNVPGEADAWADYVRPLDAENSVDGVADDWSQPLAGNFNQLRELKAKHPGLKVLLSLGGWSWSTHFSDAALTPASRKALVASCIDLYIKGNLPQDGSRGGAGAAAGVFDGFDIDWEWPGSAGDSDTTYRPEDKKNFAALVAEFRTQLDAYSRSQKRKSKYELTAFVPTAPAKIDAGFDVRRIMRDLDFVTLQGYDFHVSGEKTTAQQSALYARGDFSVDGTVDAWEQRGAPARKLVMGMPFYGQGWTGVSGGGDGMGQPATGPAPATWSAGYEDYKALKKLADSGSYKVYRDRHNGSAWLFDGSTLWTYDDPQVLRTKTRYIREEGLGGAMFWSLDADTADGELMTAVDQGLRGH